CGCGATCCCTGCGGCCCTTGCCGCTGCGGCTCTCATCTTCGTCTTGACGGCGACCCCACAATACACCGCGACGGCGACGGTTCTGGTCGATCCTCGGCGGGCGAACATCGTCGATACGACCCAGACAGTGCTCTCCAACTTCGGAACCGACGACGCCACGATCGAGAGTCAGGCACTGCTGATTCAGTCAGTCGCCATTCTGCGCCAGGCCGTCATCAAGATGAAGCTCTTCGAGGACGCAGAATTCGTCCCGCCGCCCACCTTGATGGGCACGATCAAGGGTTTGTTCCGAAGCGCATCATCCAGCGATGTCGATCCGCAAGAGATCGCAACGTCACGCGCCGTCGATTCGCTTCAGCCGCGGTTGAAGGTGGTTCGCCAGGGCACGACGTTCCTGGTCGACATCAACGTCAAGTCCGAAAGTCCGAGGAAAGCCGCGGCGATCGCCAACAGCATCGCCGACGCCTATTTCGGCGAACAGGTGCGTTCGAAGTACGAAGCGACCCGCATCGCCTCGACCTGGCTGAACACCCAGATCGAGACGCTCCGCAAGCGGGTCACCGCTTCGGAGAAAGCGGTCGAGGATTTCCGCTCCGCCAACAATCTCACCGTCTCGCAAGGCGTAACCGTCAACGACCAGCAGATCACCGACCTCAACAACAAGCTGATCGAGGCGCGGGTGCAGACCGCCGAAGCGCGCGCGAAGTTCGATCAGACCCAAAAGATGGCAAAGAGCGGAGGCGATCCCGGCGCCATCAATGCGGCCATCTCTTCCGACATCATTACCAAGCTGCGCACGCAATACGCGGATATCACCAAGAGTGAGGCGGACCTCTCGACCAAGTATGGCGCGCGGCATCCCTTGGTGGCCAATGTCCGCGCCCAGCTTCAGGACACCCAACGCCTCATCACCGAGGAGGTGAAGCGGATCCTGGAAGCCACCCGCCACGATTATGACGTTGCGAAATCCCGTGAAGAATCTCTGCAAGCCAGCCTCTCCGAGCTGCAGGGCGTTTCAACCGTATCCAATCAGGCGCAGGTCCAGCTGCACGAGCTGCGCCGTGAGGCGGAGGCCAACCGCACCCTCTATGAATCCTATCTTGCCCGCTACAAGGAAGCGAGCGCGCAGGAAAGCCTCGAAATGCCCGACTCGCGGGTGGTCACGCGCGCAAGCATTCCGCTTGCTCCCTCGTTTCCGAAATCGACGCTGATCATCGGCATCGCTCTTGCTCTTGGATTCGGCGTGGGTTGCGCCGGAGCCTTCCTCGCCGACTATCTCGACCGACGCGTCAAGACCCTCGACCAGGCCGAGGACTTACTCGGCTTGCCGGCGCTGGCCGCCGTGCCGCTCGTCGATGCTCGCGATCTCGCCCGGCTCGCAAAGCGCGGGCGCGAATCCCTTCAGCGCCATGATCCAAGCGCGACCGGATTGCTGCCTCCGCCCCTGCAACCGCCCTTGATGCGCTATTCGACCGAAGAGCCCTCGTCGTTCTTCGCCGAATCCGTGCGCGCCATCAGGCTGTCGATTCAGCGGGCCCTGCGTGTCAAGCCGGTGCAGGTGATCCTGGTGACGTCGGCGATCGACAACGAGGGGAAAACCACGGTTGCCGTCAACCTGGCCCTCTCGTTGGCGTCCCTCGGCATCCGTACGCTGCTGGTGGACTGCGATCTCCGGAATCCGGAAACCACCCGCTCGCTTTGTCCACGGGCCGGGAGCGGCCTGCTGCAGGTCGCCCTCGACAACGAGCCCATCGAGCGCGCCATCTTGATTGATCGCAGCACAGGTCTTTCGGTCCTACCCGCACCGCCGAGCGGATACAGCCATCTCACCACCGAGTTCATGTTCTCCGACAAGATCGGCGACGTTTTCCAGCACCTGCGACAGCACTACGAGCTGATCATCCTCGATTCGCCGCCGCTGGTTCCATTGGTCGACGGCCGCGCGCTCGCCGAACATGCCGATCAAATCCTGTTGGCTCTCGCCTGGGACAAGACACCGCTCGACGCGGCGATCCATGCCCTCGATCTGCTGGAGCCGGTGCGCGATCGAATCCTTGGAACGGTGTTGACCCGGGTCGATCTGCATCGCCTGCGTTTCTACGACTACTACAGCAGCTCAGCTTACATTAAGCCGTACGTCGATCGCGGCTTGACGCGGGGGGCAACCACGTGAGGAGCGCTTCGCGCCTGCCCTCACCTGGGACCGGCACCCACGCTGTCTCCCCGCAGGGTCAGTGGCAACGCCGTCGTACAGTCCGGCCGGAAGCAACCCTGCTGGAACTCGGCATCGCCGGCTGCACAGCCCTGGCGATCCTGGCAACGCTGACCATCTCGTCCGCGCTGCTGACGCATTGGAAAATCCAGTATGTAACTGCAGGTGGCAACTTCTATGAGAAGCTGCATCCGGCAACTTACTTCACCGTGCTGGCACTCGGGCTCATTCTGCTGCGCTCGGGCAATCCGGTGCGTGAACTGGTACAAATTTTCGCAGGCTCCGTCACGATCCTGTTCTACCTGATCTGCTGGGTCCTCCTGCTTGTCCAGACGGTTCTCCTGCAGCGGCCGTTCACTACGGTCGTCGACACCTTTCTGCTGCCGCTCCTACTGACCATCGTGATTTGGCGGACCAATCCGTCGATCAGACGATTGCTGGTGTGGCTGGTGCACGGGCTCATTCTGCTCAACGTACTCATCGGCTACTATGAGTTCTTTGCCGGAAGCCGGATCATCCCGCTCACTCTCGGCAATATCCTGGTGGTGGGAGAATGGCGCTCGGCGGCGCTACTCGGCCACCCTCTCACGGCCTCGGGCCTGATCGCAGGTTACGTCCTCGCACTGCTGCTCAAGCCGTCGCTCTGCCCGCAGCCGATGCTGCGATTGGCCTTGATCGCGTTCTGTCTCGGCTCACTCATGGTGTTCGGCGGCCGCACCGCTCTCGTCACAACTCTCATCGTTTTTGCGCTGTCGGCTGCGTTCACCCTGCTGCGCATGCTTCGCGGCGAACGTTTCCCGCTGGCCGGCTTGATCTTCGCCATCGCCGTCATCTTCGCGAGCCTAGCTGCCATCTTTGCCCTGCTTGATCTCGGCCTGTTCGATAAGATGCTGCTGCGATTTTCATCGGACAAGGGAAGCGCGCTCGCACGCGTCGCCACGCTCAACCTCCTCTCCCATTTCGATTGGAACGAAATCATTTTCGGTCCGAGCGTCGCACGCGCCAATGCCTTGCAAAGCCAGATGGGGCTCGACTATGGCATCGAGAATTTCTGGGTATCGTCAATCGTTCAATTCGGCCTGATCCTGACGGCGCTGATGACAACGGCTTTGGTTGCTTTCTTCACCAAGATCTATCTCGTCTCGGACAGAGCGGTAATTGCGCAGATGGTCCTGATCGCCGTGATCGCTGCGAGTTCGGTGAGTTTTTCCTCAAAGAACATTCAACTCGCCCAGTTTATCATCCTGATCACCACGCTTCTGCCCAGACAGGCACGACAGCCCCGGCGAGCCATGCAACCCCAACATTCCATCGATCGCCGCATGCCGATCCGCCAGACGGCCGCCGGGAGCGCGTCATGACTGTCTATGTTGATCACACTCATCTCGGCCGGCGCGTCACCGGCATCGAACGGATCACAATCGAGCTGTTCTCACCGTCGTCGCTTGCTCCGCTGCAGCTGACACCCATCACCGCGGATGGTGTCGGCGCCATGGTCATGAAACAATCATTCGCCTTGCCGCTGCGGTTATCTGATCCGTCGGCGATCCTGCTGTGCCCCGGCTTCCCGCCAAGCCCGCTGTTATGGCCGTTCGCCGAACGGGTCATTCCCTACATTCACGACCTGTTTCTGATGACGCGACCTGACGACCTCAACGCCAGAGCCAAGCTCTACATGGCGAAGCCGTTCAAGCTTGCGGTCAAACGCTACCCGCGATTTCTCGTCAACTCAGCGGATACGGCGAGGAAACTGTCCGAATTCTGTCGCAGCGATGCCGAAATCATCACCTACCGGCCGAAGGTCCGCAACGTCTTCGGCGTCGACGCAGCCAGCCGGGATGAGCCTCGCGCGAGCGGAACGTCGCTGCGATTGGTGAGTATCGGCACCGTGGAGCCGCGCAAGAACTACTTGTATGGCGCACGTATTCTCCAGGCCCTCCGACAGTCCGGCTTTGCCGACGCGACGTTGGAGATCGCCGGCCGCAACGGTTGGGGTGACCATTGGCAAGCGCTGGAGCGCGAGAATGGCATCTCGCTGCGAGGCTACTGCTCAAACGAACAAGTGAGATCACTATTGCAGCAGGCCGATGCGCTGCTGTGCACCTCCCACGAGGAAGGGCTCGGACTGCCATTGCTTGAAGCGCAATACGCCGGCCTGCCCGTCATCGCTCCTGACGACGCGGTGTTTCGGGAGGTTCTCGGCACCTCCGGCATCTTCATCGATCGGCAAGATCCGGTCGCCGCAGCCCGCACGATCGCAGCCGCATTGACGGCGGACGGATGGCGCGCCCGCTTCAAAGAACGCAGCATGCATAATCTCACACGCTGGAATGCCCTGGCTGACGCCGATCGAGCGGCCGTGAGTCAGATGATCTCATCGCTTCCCGCAAGCGCCGCGCGCGCGTCCCGGATCCGTACACCCGCATCCGGCAACAACATCCATTAGGCCGAACTCGCGATGTCGTCACCGCTGCAACGCGCCACCAACGATACCCGGCACCTTGACGGCCTTCGTATCGTCGCGGCCGCAGCCGTCGTCATTTTGCACTACTGCGAGTATGCAAAGAGCCATCCGGCGGCGAAAGCCGTGTTCGATCACGTCCAGCACTTCAACCTGTTCGTTGATCTATTCTTCGTGATCTCAGGTTTCGTGATCGCCAAGCAGTATCTCGACAAGGTCGGCAATTCCCGCGGGATCGCGCGCTTCCTCTGGCGGCGCGTTGCGCGAATCTACCCGCTGCACCTGTTGACGCTGGCTTTCTATCTGGCGATTGCAATGGCTCTCCAACTCGGCATTGCGCACGGTGACAATCCGGCCCGCTATCCGCTGTCTGATATCCCTGCGCAACTCTTGATGTTGCACGCGGTCATCGGCGAACGGCTGACATTCAATTTTCCAAGCTGGTCGCTGTCCGCGGAAATGATTTGCTATCTGCTGTTTCCCTTGCTTGCTGCAGCAGCAGCCACACGACGCGTGCTGGCACCGCTGATTGCCGTTCTGGCGCTCTGCGCGAACAGCGCGGTGTCTCTGACGACTGACGCCGGACCGTGGACCGACTGGATCAATCACGGCGGCGCATTCCGTGCTCTGCCGAGCTTCGCGCTCGGCGTGTCGCTCTGTCTATTCCGCACGGAAATTGCCCGGCCGATGGCAGCCGCACCGTTCACGCTGCTGACGCTCGTCTTTATTGTCGCCGGCGGATTTCTGCCGTCGTCGCTTGGCCTCGTTTTCGTCTATGCCATCGCCATTCTCGGCGCTCGCGCCGACCTGACGGAGCAATCGACAGCATTTGCGCGGATGCGCTTCGAACGCTGGTCCGACCTGACCTATCCGGTCTACATGCTGCACATTCCGATCGCGACCCTCGTGCTAAGTATTCTTGGTCGCTACGTGTCCCCGTTCGTGGCGGACGCTCGGCTTGTCCTCATTCCGCTGGCGATCGTCGTCCTTATCGTACTGAGCCATCTCTCCCTGCGCTATTTCGAAACACCAATCCGCCGCGCGCTCACCGATCTCTATGATCAACGTCATGGCAGTGGCATCTCCTTGCGCGCGACCGCTCCGGGAGGCGGCCCCCGATGACCCTGTCCGTCAACAGCTCAGGTATTCCCATCGGATATTCCAGTGACGCCGCAGACAGTCGGAAGCGAGATCTCGCTATCGACAACATCCGTGGACTGGCGATCCTCATGGTGATCGGCATCCATGCCCTATCGCAGCCTCTCGACTCCGGCTGGGGCAAGGTGATCGATGCTGCGCTTCGCCCTGCTGTCCCGCTGTTTCTGTTCGTGTCGGGCTACCTCAGCGGCCGCAGCATGCGCGTGCCTGTTCTCAAGCGGATCAAGGCTGCCTTGATCCCTTACACGATCGCCTTCTGTGCAGCTTATGTGTACATGGCCGCGCACAATCCCGTCATGGATCATCGCGCATGGGTGGGGGCGACCCGCTACCTGCTCGGCTACGTTCTTGTCTATTACTATGTGCCGATCTACATCGGCTGCACGCTGCTGCTCGGCCTGGTCTTCCGCCTGCGCGATCGCGCCTCGGATGATGTCCGCGACGCCGGACTGGCCGTCGCTCTGTCGCTGATGATCCTGTTTGGGATCGTCAGCGGCGCTTATCTCGATCCGCTGCTGGCGCGGCTTGGCTTTTCGCACGACCTGATCGAGGAAGCTCGACTGCGCGATATTCCGTTCTGGTTCGCGTTCATGGCAGCCGGGACACTCGTCGCGCTCACGCGGATCGACGAGACGCTCGGCAAATTCGTGCTTCTTCTGCTGCCGTCAGCAATCATCGGCCTCGCAATCTACGCGGCGATCCGTGTCGGCAACCTCGGCGATGCCGCAGCCTACGACTCGGTAGCCTTTCTGGCCTATGCCATGGCGCTTTGCCTGCTCCTTCTCGCCACGATCAGTTCTAGCCAGTGGCTCGCCTTTATTGGTTCCGGGAGCTATTTCATCTATCTCTGGCACATCTTCATCGTCATGATGATCCGTGATCACGCCGCGCGGATCAATCCCGTGATTGACTCGGCCATCACTTACGTCGCCGCTACCGGCCTCACCCTGACCGCGCTCGTTGCGATCCGCTTTGGCCTACCGCCACGCGTGGTACGCTGGCTGGGAGCATAGGCGATGATGATCCGGCATTCACTGCTCTATCTTCCGGCGCAGATCGTCGGCCCGTTCATGCAGCTCGTGGCGATGGTGGTGTGGACCCATCTCGTCAATGAACACTCGCTCGGCATCATTACATTGGTGATCGCGATCCACGAGCTTCTGCAGATCGGCTGCCTGGCCTGGTGGTCGCAGTACGCACTGCGCTTCTACGGCAGGTTCCAAGGCGCCGAAGACAAAGATCGTTTCCATCGGACCGAAAACGTCATCCTTACGCTCTCGGTACTGGTACAAAGCGTCGTCGCAACGATCATCCTGGTCGGCGTGGTCGCTCCCGATGCCAACAAGACGCTTATTGTCGCGACGGTCGCCTATGTCATGACGCGCGCGGTATCGCTCTACATCAGCGAACGCGCGCGTATCTCGCACCAGATCGGCATCTATTCCGCGCAGCAGATCATCGGGCCTGCCGCCGGGTTCGTCATCGGCTGGGCGCTGATCAAGCTCGTCGACGCCGCCCCGGAATGGGTCCTGGCTGGGTACGCCGCCGCGCAATTGCTGGCCGTCGTCGTGGTCCTGCCCGCGCTCCAATATGGGCGCAGCTTCCGCCCTATCGATCGCGATATCTTCAAGCAAGCTTTGCAGTATGGCGTTCCGTTGCTCATCGGCGGTTCACTCGGCTGGCTCGGGCTGAACGCTCCCCGCTTCATCGTCAATGATCTGATCGGGGTCGCGGCCGCCGGCCTGTTTGCAGTCGGTTACGGCCTCGGACAACGAGCAGCTGCGGTTGCTGCGATGCTGGTCACGGCTGCCGCCTATCCTATCGCGGTGAAGAGCATGGAGGAGAAAGGCAGCACGGCCGCCATGCAGCAACTTGCCGATAACGGCGCCCTGTTGCTCGCTGTCATGATACCGACCTCAGTGGGTGTCTTCGTGCTCCGGCACGATATCGTGATGATCATGATCGCCGAATCGTTCCGCGCGACCACATTGGCCATCCTGCCGCTCTCCGTGGCCGCCGGCGGCATCCGCAGCATACGCGCACATTTCTGCGATCAAGTCTTTCTGCTTCACAGCCGAACACGGCTGTCGGCACTCATCTCAGCAACCGAAGCTGCGGCTGCGGTCATCATCGGAATCGCGGGAACCCTGCTATGGGGCATCCTGGGCGCCGCCGTCGCGAGCGTCGCAGCGACGCTCGTGGCCGCGATCCTCAGCTTCAGCATCGGCTTTGTGCGCTTTCGCTTGATCGTTCCGTTTGTGCACCTGATACGGATTTCGATCGCGGCAATGGTGATGGCGGCAGCGCTCACGGTCATTACGCCGGCGCGTGACCTCTTGTCTCTCATTCTTCACATCGCGCTGGGCGGCTGCATCTATGCCTCAGTCCTGGCTCTTTGCTACGCGCCGTGGCTGGTCCGAAAGTTCACCACGCGATCGGACCTGACGCCCGCGGAGTAACCGGACTAGACGCGCTTCGCTTGGCGGAACGCATCCGCCATCGCATACCATAACGGTTTGCGCTGCATGTTCTCGTCAAAAGGCAAGGGGCGCGGCGTGCGCTGGGAGGACGGATTTCTCTGCCGCTCGACATCGCGATAGAAGGAGTAGTTGTCGGCCAACTGCCAGGCGATCACCATCTTGACCGCTGGAACTGCCAACATTTGCGACAGAAATTTTTTGCCGGTTTCCGCCACCATCGCATCGCGCGCCTTGACATCGTCTGGGAACGTATCGTCCCGGACGTCGAACTCGGTGATATAGATGTCGACACCACGCTCGGCGAGCGCATGCACGAAATCCATGAAGCGGGCCGGGTCGTGCGGATACCGCGGCTGGAGATGGCCTTGCAGCCCCACAGCTTGCAGCCGAACCCCGGCCTGCTTGAGTTCATCGACCAGCCGCAGAAGACCCTCGCGAATAAGCCGGCCCGTATCGTCGTCGCGTTCCGTATGCGCCTCATTCAGCACAAACGTTGTGCGCTGATCGACGGAACCGGCGCGCTTGAAAGCACGCTGGACATAAGATGGGCCGAACATGTCGTACCAGGGACCGACGCGATAACCGCCCGGCGCCTTATGGCCCGGCCAGAACGGTTCGTTCACGACATCCCATGAATGGAGCTGACCGCGATAACGACCGACGACGTCATCGATATAACTATCAAAGAATTTTTCCCGTTCGGACGAACTCAGGCTCTTGATCCAAGCGGGAACCCACTCGTTCCAGATCAAGCAATGACCGCGCATCGGAATTTTGTGATCGTTGCAGAATTTCAACAA
The sequence above is drawn from the Afipia sp. P52-10 genome and encodes:
- a CDS encoding endo-1,4-beta-xylanase translates to MTTMISRRGTLAALAGSAVGAAIPSFAQAEMSSLGAIAAQNGFVFGAAAGPVIEKDAPYRQLYVDHAKIITTDVALKMSRVAPSPGEKRYEEADRLLKFCNDHKIPMRGHCLIWNEWVPAWIKSLSSSEREKFFDSYIDDVVGRYRGQLHSWDVVNEPFWPGHKAPGGYRVGPWYDMFGPSYVQRAFKRAGSVDQRTTFVLNEAHTERDDDTGRLIREGLLRLVDELKQAGVRLQAVGLQGHLQPRYPHDPARFMDFVHALAERGVDIYITEFDVRDDTFPDDVKARDAMVAETGKKFLSQMLAVPAVKMVIAWQLADNYSFYRDVERQRNPSSQRTPRPLPFDENMQRKPLWYAMADAFRQAKRV
- a CDS encoding acyltransferase; protein product: MTLSVNSSGIPIGYSSDAADSRKRDLAIDNIRGLAILMVIGIHALSQPLDSGWGKVIDAALRPAVPLFLFVSGYLSGRSMRVPVLKRIKAALIPYTIAFCAAYVYMAAHNPVMDHRAWVGATRYLLGYVLVYYYVPIYIGCTLLLGLVFRLRDRASDDVRDAGLAVALSLMILFGIVSGAYLDPLLARLGFSHDLIEEARLRDIPFWFAFMAAGTLVALTRIDETLGKFVLLLLPSAIIGLAIYAAIRVGNLGDAAAYDSVAFLAYAMALCLLLLATISSSQWLAFIGSGSYFIYLWHIFIVMMIRDHAARINPVIDSAITYVAATGLTLTALVAIRFGLPPRVVRWLGA
- a CDS encoding glycosyltransferase, giving the protein MTVYVDHTHLGRRVTGIERITIELFSPSSLAPLQLTPITADGVGAMVMKQSFALPLRLSDPSAILLCPGFPPSPLLWPFAERVIPYIHDLFLMTRPDDLNARAKLYMAKPFKLAVKRYPRFLVNSADTARKLSEFCRSDAEIITYRPKVRNVFGVDAASRDEPRASGTSLRLVSIGTVEPRKNYLYGARILQALRQSGFADATLEIAGRNGWGDHWQALERENGISLRGYCSNEQVRSLLQQADALLCTSHEEGLGLPLLEAQYAGLPVIAPDDAVFREVLGTSGIFIDRQDPVAAARTIAAALTADGWRARFKERSMHNLTRWNALADADRAAVSQMISSLPASAARASRIRTPASGNNIH
- a CDS encoding VpsF family polysaccharide biosynthesis protein (VpsF, distantly related to oligosaccharide ligases, is encoded next to the probable flippase VpsE.) — translated: MRSASRLPSPGTGTHAVSPQGQWQRRRTVRPEATLLELGIAGCTALAILATLTISSALLTHWKIQYVTAGGNFYEKLHPATYFTVLALGLILLRSGNPVRELVQIFAGSVTILFYLICWVLLLVQTVLLQRPFTTVVDTFLLPLLLTIVIWRTNPSIRRLLVWLVHGLILLNVLIGYYEFFAGSRIIPLTLGNILVVGEWRSAALLGHPLTASGLIAGYVLALLLKPSLCPQPMLRLALIAFCLGSLMVFGGRTALVTTLIVFALSAAFTLLRMLRGERFPLAGLIFAIAVIFASLAAIFALLDLGLFDKMLLRFSSDKGSALARVATLNLLSHFDWNEIIFGPSVARANALQSQMGLDYGIENFWVSSIVQFGLILTALMTTALVAFFTKIYLVSDRAVIAQMVLIAVIAASSVSFSSKNIQLAQFIILITTLLPRQARQPRRAMQPQHSIDRRMPIRQTAAGSAS
- a CDS encoding lipopolysaccharide biosynthesis protein; the protein is MIRHSLLYLPAQIVGPFMQLVAMVVWTHLVNEHSLGIITLVIAIHELLQIGCLAWWSQYALRFYGRFQGAEDKDRFHRTENVILTLSVLVQSVVATIILVGVVAPDANKTLIVATVAYVMTRAVSLYISERARISHQIGIYSAQQIIGPAAGFVIGWALIKLVDAAPEWVLAGYAAAQLLAVVVVLPALQYGRSFRPIDRDIFKQALQYGVPLLIGGSLGWLGLNAPRFIVNDLIGVAAAGLFAVGYGLGQRAAAVAAMLVTAAAYPIAVKSMEEKGSTAAMQQLADNGALLLAVMIPTSVGVFVLRHDIVMIMIAESFRATTLAILPLSVAAGGIRSIRAHFCDQVFLLHSRTRLSALISATEAAAAVIIGIAGTLLWGILGAAVASVAATLVAAILSFSIGFVRFRLIVPFVHLIRISIAAMVMAAALTVITPARDLLSLILHIALGGCIYASVLALCYAPWLVRKFTTRSDLTPAE
- a CDS encoding Wzz/FepE/Etk N-terminal domain-containing protein, with product MLRHNSDYLPVQEFEPAPRDDGLRPVDLREIVKILRRRWRIVLAIPAALAAAALIFVLTATPQYTATATVLVDPRRANIVDTTQTVLSNFGTDDATIESQALLIQSVAILRQAVIKMKLFEDAEFVPPPTLMGTIKGLFRSASSSDVDPQEIATSRAVDSLQPRLKVVRQGTTFLVDINVKSESPRKAAAIANSIADAYFGEQVRSKYEATRIASTWLNTQIETLRKRVTASEKAVEDFRSANNLTVSQGVTVNDQQITDLNNKLIEARVQTAEARAKFDQTQKMAKSGGDPGAINAAISSDIITKLRTQYADITKSEADLSTKYGARHPLVANVRAQLQDTQRLITEEVKRILEATRHDYDVAKSREESLQASLSELQGVSTVSNQAQVQLHELRREAEANRTLYESYLARYKEASAQESLEMPDSRVVTRASIPLAPSFPKSTLIIGIALALGFGVGCAGAFLADYLDRRVKTLDQAEDLLGLPALAAVPLVDARDLARLAKRGRESLQRHDPSATGLLPPPLQPPLMRYSTEEPSSFFAESVRAIRLSIQRALRVKPVQVILVTSAIDNEGKTTVAVNLALSLASLGIRTLLVDCDLRNPETTRSLCPRAGSGLLQVALDNEPIERAILIDRSTGLSVLPAPPSGYSHLTTEFMFSDKIGDVFQHLRQHYELIILDSPPLVPLVDGRALAEHADQILLALAWDKTPLDAAIHALDLLEPVRDRILGTVLTRVDLHRLRFYDYYSSSAYIKPYVDRGLTRGATT
- a CDS encoding acyltransferase — translated: MSSPLQRATNDTRHLDGLRIVAAAAVVILHYCEYAKSHPAAKAVFDHVQHFNLFVDLFFVISGFVIAKQYLDKVGNSRGIARFLWRRVARIYPLHLLTLAFYLAIAMALQLGIAHGDNPARYPLSDIPAQLLMLHAVIGERLTFNFPSWSLSAEMICYLLFPLLAAAAATRRVLAPLIAVLALCANSAVSLTTDAGPWTDWINHGGAFRALPSFALGVSLCLFRTEIARPMAAAPFTLLTLVFIVAGGFLPSSLGLVFVYAIAILGARADLTEQSTAFARMRFERWSDLTYPVYMLHIPIATLVLSILGRYVSPFVADARLVLIPLAIVVLIVLSHLSLRYFETPIRRALTDLYDQRHGSGISLRATAPGGGPR